In one Butyrivibrio proteoclasticus B316 genomic region, the following are encoded:
- a CDS encoding TlyA family RNA methyltransferase has product MAKDKERLDVLLVNRGLAPSREKAKTLIMAGEVFVNGQREDKPGTTFEESKITSLEVRGDTLPYVSRGGLKLEKAVNNFGFSLENKICMDIGASTGGFTDCMLQNGATKVYSVDVGHGQLDWKLRSDPRVVCMEKTNFRYMVRDDIADDLDFASCDVSFISLTKILLPARRLLKDGGQMVCLIKPQFEAGKEKVGKKGVVRDPAVHEEVVHRIMDFVDIAGFSVLHLDYSPIKGPEGNIEYLIHISKNPDMNEKVADLSEAEGEKTLKAVEESKEGLSHSPEMEKLIAETVARAHGSLDK; this is encoded by the coding sequence ATGGCAAAAGATAAAGAGAGGCTTGATGTCCTGTTGGTTAACAGAGGACTTGCCCCATCAAGAGAAAAAGCCAAGACACTTATAATGGCCGGAGAAGTATTTGTAAACGGACAAAGAGAGGATAAGCCTGGAACAACCTTTGAGGAGTCCAAGATAACAAGCCTTGAAGTAAGGGGCGATACACTTCCCTACGTTTCAAGAGGCGGTCTTAAGCTTGAAAAAGCTGTTAACAATTTTGGCTTTTCTCTGGAAAATAAAATATGTATGGATATTGGTGCTTCTACAGGAGGCTTTACGGACTGCATGCTCCAGAACGGGGCAACCAAGGTTTACTCGGTTGATGTTGGTCACGGCCAGCTTGACTGGAAATTAAGAAGTGATCCCAGAGTAGTCTGTATGGAGAAGACCAATTTCAGATATATGGTAAGAGATGATATTGCAGATGATCTTGATTTTGCTTCCTGCGATGTATCTTTTATCTCACTTACCAAGATATTATTGCCGGCCAGACGTCTTCTCAAGGACGGAGGACAGATGGTATGTCTTATCAAACCACAGTTCGAAGCAGGCAAAGAAAAGGTTGGTAAAAAAGGCGTAGTCAGAGATCCTGCTGTTCATGAAGAAGTTGTTCACAGGATAATGGATTTTGTAGATATTGCAGGCTTTAGCGTTCTTCACCTTGATTATTCACCTATCAAGGGGCCTGAGGGAAATATAGAGTATTTGATACACATCAGCAAGAATCCGGATATGAACGAGAAGGTTGCTGATCTGTCTGAGGCTGAGGGAGAGAAAACCCTTAAAGCCGTGGAGGAGAGTAAAGAGGGACTGTCACACAGCCCTGAAATGGAGAAGCTCATTGCAGAAACAGTTGCAAGAGCGCATGGGAGTCTTGATAAATAA
- a CDS encoding NAD(+)/NADH kinase — translation MDHFCIVTNTSKDREMEMTMHIKDYLEKHGKKCVIAEKLSGAVKEHRVERDFLSDIPENSECIIVLGGDGTMLQAARSAAYLDIPLIGVNLGTLGYLAEVEKSGVDDALRRLLAGDYEIEDRMMLYGDGCDKHDYALNDIIVTRRSALSTINFDVYVNNLFLCNYHADGIVISTPTGSTGYSMSAGGPIVEPSGSMILVTPICPHTINARSMVLAADTKISVVIREGRDGSNQEAVAYFDGSGQIDMNTGDRIEIERSDKTTKIIRLNRVSFLEVLGKKFDK, via the coding sequence ATGGATCATTTTTGCATTGTTACTAATACCAGTAAGGATCGTGAAATGGAAATGACTATGCATATCAAGGATTACCTTGAGAAGCATGGTAAGAAGTGTGTTATTGCGGAAAAATTATCGGGTGCTGTCAAGGAGCACAGGGTAGAGAGAGATTTTCTTAGTGATATTCCGGAGAATTCAGAGTGCATCATAGTTCTGGGAGGCGATGGCACAATGTTGCAGGCTGCCAGGAGTGCTGCTTACCTTGATATACCTCTTATAGGTGTCAATCTTGGAACTCTGGGTTATCTTGCAGAGGTTGAAAAGAGTGGTGTTGATGATGCTCTTCGTCGTCTTCTTGCAGGTGATTACGAGATAGAAGATCGTATGATGCTCTATGGTGACGGGTGTGATAAGCATGACTACGCCCTTAACGATATCATCGTTACAAGGCGCTCGGCGCTTTCTACAATAAACTTTGATGTTTATGTCAACAATCTCTTTTTATGTAATTATCATGCAGATGGAATCGTAATCTCTACGCCTACAGGTTCTACCGGCTATAGCATGTCAGCCGGAGGCCCTATAGTAGAGCCATCAGGCAGTATGATACTGGTAACTCCGATCTGTCCGCATACAATTAATGCCAGAAGTATGGTACTGGCTGCTGATACCAAGATTTCAGTTGTGATCAGGGAAGGAAGAGACGGCAGTAATCAGGAGGCCGTTGCCTATTTTGACGGAAGCGGTCAGATTGATATGAATACCGGGGACAGGATAGAAATCGAGAGGTCTGACAAGACTACCAAGATAATAAGGCTTAACAGAGTAAGCTTTTTGGAGGTACTTGGTAAGAAATTTGATAAATGA